The Chloroflexi bacterium ADurb.Bin180 DNA window GGCCATCCTCGACGACGTTGACCCCCTTCAGCGCCAGGCTGGTCAGATAGTCGGCCAGGATGCTGTGCACCAGGGCATCTTGCTCATCTGGCTGCAGTGGCCTGGGGTAGCCCAGTGGGCCGCGGACGACTTGCGCTGGATTGCCGACGGCGAGACAGTGAGCAGGGACGTCCTTCACCACCACGGAGCCCGCTCCGATGGTGCTCCACTCGCCAATGGTCACTCCGGGGAGCACGACCACGTTAAAGTAGATGGTGGCATTGTCCTGAATGGTTACCGGTGCAAACTGCGCCTTGTAGCCTCTGAGCACAGGCTGCCAGGCGTTATGGGTGAGCAGAGCCACGTTAAAACTGATGCCAACGTTGCGGCCAATGGTGACCGGCTCGGACAGGTTGACAAAGGTACGGGCAAAGAGCGATGTCCTGCCGCCGATGAAGAGGTTGGCCCGGGGTCCCTTGGAGCCGCCGCCGCCCACGGCAACTCCCTCGTCGAGGAACACAAACTCCTCCAACTGCACGCTCTGTCCAGCCAGGCTAGTGTCAGGCCCGAGAACGCAGAAGCGCCCCAGGCGCAGCGACTGATTGAGTTCTGCTTTGAAGCCGCGCCCGAAGAAGCAACCCTGCTCGGCAACGACCTCAGGACACAGGATGAAGCTGCCCGCCCCAACCTGGCAGTCTGCCTTCAGCTCCAGA harbors:
- a CDS encoding putative acetyltransferase — translated: MKGRIEADHVQIGTGVTLGTGSSVHAQQVLLGDNVVIGEGVEIVCDRLELKADCQVGAGSFILCPEVVAEQGCFFGRGFKAELNQSLRLGRFCVLGPDTSLAGQSVQLEEFVFLDEGVAVGGGGSKGPRANLFIGGRTSLFARTFVNLSEPVTIGRNVGISFNVALLTHNAWQPVLRGYKAQFAPVTIQDNATIYFNVVVLPGVTIGEWSTIGAGSVVVKDVPAHCLAVGNPAQVVRGPLGYPRPLQPDEQDALVHSILADYLTSLALKGVNVVEDGLAADGTALLEFGGRRVTLSCLRRGASVRAGNAPADITLAIGPVPPESQGRCHFDLLAETVSGPSMPLAEDLRDFLRRRGIRIFSDRPFQSLPLLNLQRLQQRRASGRPEGGQTH